In a single window of the Methanophagales archaeon genome:
- a CDS encoding LL-diaminopimelate aminotransferase, with the protein MYAERINSLPPYLFADIDRKKREAENRGVDIIDMGVGDPDLPTPSHIVDALCKAAAEPANHRYPSYEGMFTFREAVADWYRRRKHVSLDPDSEVLTLIGSKEGIAHSTFAFLNPHDIALVPNPAYPVYKNAVIMADSIPFSMPLMEESGFKPDFERIDAEIAKSAKLMFLNYPNNPTAATADEEFFKEVVDFAYEHDIMVLHDNPYSELTFDGYEAPSFLRVNGAKEVGIEFNSLSKTYNMTGWRIGFAVGNHEILNGLRLVKTNIDSGTFQAIQIAGIAALTGSQDCIRANVAVYRARRDALVAGLKSAGIEASKPKATFYLWVRVPDGYSSMQFSMFLLERAGVVVTPGVGFGEYGEGFVRFSLCLDIERIKEACERITDIL; encoded by the coding sequence ATGTATGCAGAACGGATAAACTCATTACCGCCTTATCTCTTCGCGGATATAGACCGGAAGAAGAGAGAAGCGGAGAATAGGGGTGTAGATATTATAGATATGGGTGTTGGTGACCCTGATCTGCCGACACCTTCTCACATCGTGGATGCACTATGTAAAGCGGCAGCGGAGCCAGCAAACCACAGATACCCCTCATACGAGGGGATGTTCACATTCCGTGAGGCAGTAGCTGACTGGTACAGGCGTAGAAAGCATGTGAGTCTGGACCCAGATAGCGAAGTGTTAACACTGATAGGTTCAAAGGAAGGTATAGCTCATTCCACATTCGCGTTCCTCAACCCCCATGATATCGCACTTGTACCCAACCCCGCATACCCGGTATATAAGAACGCGGTAATAATGGCAGATTCTATACCTTTCTCCATGCCTTTAATGGAAGAGAGTGGGTTCAAGCCCGACTTTGAGCGTATAGATGCGGAGATCGCGAAAAGTGCGAAACTGATGTTCCTGAACTATCCAAACAACCCTACCGCCGCTACGGCAGATGAAGAATTCTTCAAAGAAGTTGTGGATTTCGCATACGAGCATGATATTATGGTGCTACATGACAACCCATACTCAGAACTGACATTTGATGGCTATGAAGCGCCGAGCTTTCTCAGGGTGAACGGTGCGAAAGAAGTGGGTATCGAGTTCAATTCGCTATCAAAGACCTACAACATGACCGGCTGGCGTATTGGCTTTGCAGTTGGTAATCATGAGATACTGAATGGTCTGCGACTGGTGAAGACGAATATAGATTCAGGCACGTTTCAGGCGATTCAGATAGCGGGAATAGCGGCTTTGACCGGGTCGCAAGACTGTATAAGGGCTAATGTGGCAGTGTACAGAGCGAGACGGGATGCACTGGTTGCGGGTTTAAAGTCCGCGGGTATTGAAGCGAGTAAGCCGAAAGCAACCTTTTACCTCTGGGTGCGTGTACCGGATGGATACAGCTCTATGCAGTTCTCGATGTTCCTGCTGGAACGAGCAGGAGTGGTGGTAACGCCGGGTGTAGGATTCGGTGAGTATGGCGAGGGTTTCGTTCGTTTTTCGCTCTGTTTGGATATAGAGCGTATAAAGGAGGCGTGCGAACGGATAACTGATATTCTGTGA